A region of the Culex quinquefasciatus strain JHB chromosome 1, VPISU_Cqui_1.0_pri_paternal, whole genome shotgun sequence genome:
TCTTCCGCATTGCGGTTCTTGACGTACTGCGCCGACGCCGGCGAACTCTTCGACCCGAATGTAGCGACGTCCATCACGTACACTTTCGGCTCTTCGTTGATATTGTCCCGGAAGAGGAAGCGTTGAGCTTGCTTGTCCCCGGAGATAATCTTCAGCTGGTGGTACATCTCGCGGATGTCCCCGCCGAAGGCAACTCGTCGTTCGCGGAACCCACAGATCACTGACACCAGTGGCACGAGCAGATCTGGTCCCTTCACCAGCATCGAGTTGAGAGAGACTCCACCAATCGTCGCCGCCGCATCCCAAACCAGCCGAACTTTCCCCGGCTTCTTCGGGTTCACCACCACGTTGAGCGGCAAGTAGAACGCTTTGTTGTTATCGGTTTCGTTCAGTTCCTCCGCGGTGGCTTCGTGCGCGTATCCCTTGGCCTGGTAGTCCAGAATCTGCTTCTTGACGTTGTTGTACAATTCCGGCGAACGCTCAAGTTTCTTCTCCAGCTGCTTCATCCGCTTCACAGCCATCGGGTAGCTGTTCGGGAACTTGACGTCGTCGGTCTTCCACAGCAGTCCGGTCTCGAAGCGGTCACCCACGCGACGCGTAGTTTCCTCCATGATCTTCCTCGCCCGCTGATCCTCGACCGACTCCCGCTGCACAGTCACCACCGCTTCTTCCAGCGAATAGTGGCTTTTGAGAAGATCGTGCAGCTCCTCGTTCGTCACTTCTTGGTGGCATCCGAGGAAACAGCTCGCGCCCGCCGACTCTGCATCCCGCGGTCCGTAGACCGTCCAGCCGAGCTTGCACCGGACTGCCACCGGATCGACAATCGTGCCGACCTTCGTTTCCAGCGGTGCGAACGAATGAATGTTATTCAACCCGATCAGCATTCCTGGCCGACCGTCGTACGAATCCATCGGAATCCCGCGCAAGTGATCGTAGTGTGACGAAACTTCAGCAGCATTTAGTGTTTGGCGTGGCAACATCAGCTTGTCCACCGTACGCACAGATTGCAGCAGCAGCTTCTCGCCATTCGTCCCGTTGATCGCCGACGCCCAAATATTTGTCCGCCTCGAATGTTGTTCCACTCGTGTGACGTTGGCCGTCCACTTGATGGTGAGCTTCTCCTTCGTCCCCAACAGCCCCAAACGGTCGGCTAGACCACTTTCGATCAGGGTGAGGGACGAACCCTCGTCGAGGAAAGCGAGCACGATCATTGATCTCTCACCGCAGTAGACTTTTACCGGGAGCATCCGGAACAGCACGGGACTCGTGGACGTAATGTGTGCGTTCATGCCGACTGCCCTGGTCTCCGGATGAAGCAAAGCATTGTGCGGCTCGCGACACTCTCCGACGTTGCAGCGAAGTTTGAGCTTGCATTGGCCGCCGTGGTCATTCAGGCAGCGTTGGCAAAGCTTCCACTTCGTCGCCATCTTCGCTCGATCTTCGTAGGGCAGCTTCTTGAAGTCCTCGCAGTTCCACAGCCGATGGTCCGTGCACTGGCACGCCTTGCACGGCCTTTGCTGTTTCTGCTCTCGCCGCTCTGTAGATTCCTCTGCAACGCTATGGTTGAACAGTGCGGCTTTCTTTGTTTCGGCTTCGGCCGCTCGATCCCGACGCTGCTCTGACGTCCGGTTTGTAGTCTAGGTTGACCGTCGCCTCGCACGCGTCCTCGACGATCTTCGAGAGAAAGTTGGTGAGCGTACGCAGATTCACCTCGCGCTTCTTGCGCTTGTAGTGCACCCAACTCCTCTTCTCCCCGTCCGGGAGCTTGTCGACGAGTTCCTGGATCAAGATCGGATTGACCAGATGCGCCGTTAGTTCTGCGGCTTCGATGTGTTCGCACAATTGTTCCACTGCATTGCCGAACGGGATGAACGATCCCAACTTGTCCGCTCTCGGCGGCTCCAGCTTGCGCACTCGTTGCAGGTGGCTTTGCAGCAGCACTTCTGGGCGGCCGTAGATCTGGCGAAGCTTGGCGATCACACGCGGAACCGACTTGGGCAGAATGAGCTGGCCACGCACCTCCTCGAGCGCTCTGCCTTTCAGGCAGTCCTGTAGTCGCACGAGATTTTCCACGTCCGTGTACCCGCAGGCTTCGTTTGACGCTTGGTAGGCCGCGAAGAACAATGGCCACTCTTCTGGCTTGCCGTGGAAGTCTGGCAGCTTCCTTGTCAGCCCTTGTCGTGCAGCTCGCTGGGCCTTCGTTGGACCCGATCCGTGCAGCCCCAGCCCGTCTGGCTTGGACACATCAACTTTGGTCGACTTTGCCGTTTTTCCGCTCTTTCCGTCACCGTTGGCGTCGGTCGAGACGCTGGACGCCGACGAACTATCCGACGAGGACTCCGGTTTCTTAGACGACTTTGTCGAACCCGGATTGCTTCCAGGAGTTCCCGGATTGGTCCCAGGATTATCCGGAATGTCTCCAGGTTTCGCCGGATCGACCTCAGGATCTTCGCGGCCGTCGTGTTTAGCGACGTTTCCTTCAGTCAGCGGTTTGACTTCGGGGTTTCTTAGCGGAGTACTACTGTTTTTCAGCAGCTTGTCGATGGAGGCGCTTTTGTCCCGGAACGTTGTTTCCAGCTGTTGGATCCGCTTCAGGTGCTCCTCCTTCTTCACCATCTCCGCCGCTAGATCGGCCTCGCGCCGCTTGAAGTCCCTCTCGCGAAGTTCCTCAGCCCTTTTGGCTTCCTTCTCGCGGAGCTCTTCGTCGATCTTCATCTGACGCTCCTGAAGATAAGCAGCCAGTTCAAACTCCTTCTCCTTCAGGACTCGCGTCATCTCCTGTTCCGCTTCCGCACGCTTCCGAGTTTCTTCCAAAGCATCCAGCTTCTCTTGCAACTCGGGGGGCACTGGGAGCGGTACCTCAACAGACTTCTTagtctttttcttcttctggcAGTCCTTGTCCGGACAGTACCATTTCTTCCCCGACTTCTTATCAGCCGGATTGAAGTTGACGCACCGAGCATGGAACCACAGCTTGCAGCAATCGCAGCCCACCATCACCTCATCCTCGGTCGACACCTCTTTGCAGGTTGAGCAGGGAGTCTTTGTGAATTCCGGATTTTCGTCAGCCATCGTGGGAGAGGAATACCGAACCCGCAATTAATTTTGTAGTTTGTTCGGGTGGTCGGTAAATAAAACCCCAACTTTTTGTTCAGCAGCTCTTCGAGCAGCTACAAAACTGCAAGTAagtatttattttagtttttaagtttacattttttgttccTTTAACTTACTTAATTGGTCTCCTTTCCTACGTTAACTTTTCCTCTTTCCTTCACAACTCCTCCACTTCCTCTTCCTTTCCCTCCTTCTTGCACTCTTCCTGTTTTTAGAAGGTGTAATTTATTAATTAACtatttttcttctttattttcAGGTTTACTCACGGATCACCAAAGTACAGTTTCGCCCCAACTGACGGTACAACGGCAGAGCagctcgctggacttcttcgcTGTTGGGTAAGTAGCTGGTGTTTAATTCATCTTTAACTGcactaattttcttttctttttactTACAGGTTTCCTACGTAGCacagtttcaataaatttaataatcaaCTATCGCACTACTTTTTCCTCAACAAATCCGCAAAATCTCCTCCGAAAACTCGTTCCACGTCCGTACTATGCTTGGTGAAAATGGTGAACGAACCGCGCGCGTGTTTACGCTGGTggccacacacacactttttccGTCCTCTTTGCGCGCGTTGACAGCTGTGACGGTATCGGCTGATTACACCGCCGGCGTTGCACCGTCGGCCAGTGTGCCCATCCCAGCGGTAGCAAcacgtatggttctgtaaaagttcccccgggccccgggggaaccttctttgagggtaccggccactccaggttgtggccaatactgtcgaaatggccattattatgttcagtataaaaaaccatgaattttgatacccatattgccacaactcgtatggttctatatatgttcccccaggccccgggggaacctacttcgagggcaccggccactccaagtTTTTTCCACcaccacgcagaaaaataaggcatatttgaatcaacaaaacgttttgttgatttaaaaatcatgatttttgttgactcaacgctaaacgtcaaagcagctttttcaaaacaacaaaagaattttgttgaattgagaaaatcaaggtttgtttcaacgcaaaatcggcgttgattatattcaacaaaaattttgttgattcaaacctcgtacaggctgattctacaaaacatttttctgcgtgaccaattcgacatttttcatgagaaccgccgcatcaaaGAGGCTTCAACGCGGTCCGCTTCActccttctgctgctggtggttcttccttctggttgctggtcctcttcttctattggccgctgctgctgctgctgctccgcgccggcccgacgtgcacagttcgagtgctcgtttcaaagtgacttgcttttgcgaaattttctgcttaaatagcggcagagccggagaacggcacaaaaggggcgcggtctcgaatgcatacgctcgctctgattggtcatctgtccgatttgtactgaaaaattactcattttgattgcatgttttaagtgctttaactatgtttagtcaaactatctatgtagttatacgaaagctgaagtcttcctctttcgattggtggtccaaccgtctggattgattcacagggaaaaaagatataagcgttcaaaatatCCCctttttttaacgcttaaaagtgacgctttggatcgaatttctgaactggccccccaatatagtaagtagagacggtagagacatagtcctatgtcaaaaaaaaatgaaaagacaatttttttcgatgttattgtttgatcaactatggtccccttggaacgagctgtcaagtacaCTCAGAAAAAAGTACTGGCGAAATCCATAAGAACGTCTTATGACCATTCGACATCAGGATTTTATTCGAATGTCATAAGATTTTCTTATGTCTGGGAGGGGAAATTTGACAAAGCCGTTACTTAAGATTTCCATCGAGCTATCTTATGATATTGGTACGAAGATTTTTATGACTtcaacaattattttattatggatATCAGTGTTCTTCATAGAGCAATCTTATGATATTTGTAAGAAGTTTTTTGTGACTTTAATCATTATGTTATTATGGATATCAttgtttattattattgttttataCTGGCATACATATTAAATTGAGATCTAGATTTGATTGGAAAACTGTGAAGGCAAAAGTTCTCCAGAACGATGCTCTCTGATCCGTTTTCATCACCGGTCCCCGAAAAGTCGCGCCAAGGCAGGTTCACTTGGGTTATTTACTTTCCCGGATTTCTCCGATTCCGAACCAGATCTAGCCGGCGGCCACGAGATCTGTGCCCTTGGCGGTCAAAGAACGGCGATTCGGGACGTGCAAGAGCCTCGCGTCTCGATCGGCAGAATTGTTTTCCGGGAAGAGCTCGTCGCGTCACTCTCGCTGAAGCTCGGGATTTATTCCACCGGATCGGTCTGTGGAGTGAAATTTAGGTTAAATTCTGGTTCAATTTCAAACATGTGTACTTACGTTAGATTTTGCGAGTCCGTTTTGGCCGGGGCACAAGATGCCGTCCTTGCCGGAGCCTCCAACTGGCGTCTCGATCGGTGAAATGGCGCTCTGGGATGGGCTCGTCGCTTCGTTTTCACTATTGATCTGGACCGAGCCTACGGAATCGGCTTCGATTGTGAAATTGAAGTCAAGGTCCTGTGAATGTAATAAAGTAATAGTTATATGccataaagaattaaaaatcaataacttaCGTTACGGGTCCTCTACTTGGAAACAACTTGCCACAAGTTTGCTCTTCCGACGCCATTTTAAAGTTTGGGTGAAATAAAATTATCTTAAGCTATTTTCACACTGCTGACATTTGTAAATAGCGAATGTCCAAGCTATAAAATCCATAGGAAAATCTTATGAACTTTGTTGCCAGTtcttataaaaaaacaacaacatggcATTGGTCGAACAGCATTGGAAAATCTTATGTAAAGCATGCGCTGATTCGATCTGATCTCATaacatggtgtcgatccaaattccaaaataaaattccctgacttttccctgacctctccagaccaccatttttttatttttttactaacatattctttggagcgtttttttatggtttcatgcattgaatattgcaaatttaagatattgaaaaaaatcaatgatttttttattttattttttaacgatggattctgcaaaaacttagaaactttttttaaatttgttaatcatttttttctaatcgaacatccaaaatgagcaaccataaaattatcctatgttttttttttatcaggtgatgccattttaaatgttgccctttaccaaaaaaacagttttttttaaatgggtcctataaacatatgaaacacaatagtttacaggaaaatttaaagttaaatgttttcaaaaaaacaattgaaaatttgtttaattttaaaattgttgccttttgcggaattttcaaacgaattaggccgatgccagttttgattgtgtttttataaaaaaaaccaaaggttttggagacaaaaacttgaaaaaatatgtaattttgtagaaccttaagaaagattaaaacaaaactgaaaactaagaaaaatatacaattatataaaaaaattcaagtacaTGTTTACGGATTTAAAAAAGATCTAGGTCCTTTTCAACAatgattgtatttaaagtaaaagaTTTTCTGGATATTTGAAAAAACATCTTCTTAaataattatacaaaaaaaattgctgtaaaatttaaaaaaaatgatctctaCCATGACCAGAGCCTACAGACGATCATTCACACgatcaatacattttataaaaataaaaacaaaatacaacctgctcgagcttttcaaaaagtcattatttatcaaactATTCAAACTATTTCAGTGTTTTGGAATAGATTCCAAATTTAAGCtcgatctgaccacgggaaATCCTCCTTGTAACCCCTTGAATACATCTACATCTTCTTCCCAAAATGTctctaaccgaaaaaaaaactccaaaaacacttcaaattttatcaggttttctgcaatctaagatggtaacaaaaatggcagcattcaagaacctaagaatttaagaatttaagaatttaagaatttaagaatttaagaatttaagaatttaagaatttaagaatttaagaatttaagaatttaagaatttaagaatttaagaatttaagaatttaagaatttaagaatttaagaatttaagaatttaagaatttaagaatttaagaatttaagaatttaagaatttaagaatttaagaatttaagaatttaagaatttaagaatttaagaatttaagaatttaagaatttaagaatttaagaatttaagaatttaagaatttaagaatttaagaatttaagaatttaagaatttaagaatttaaaaatttaagaatttaaatttaagaatttaaaaatatttttttttgttctcttgattgtattaattttattttttatttttgaatattgatatctttggtttttgttttcatatttattaatttttgatttaaaaatttcggatcttttaatttctttttaaattaaatttatttattttttgggatttttaatattattttttctaattttatttcctaatttctgaataatccaattttgaattaaaaaaaaatctactaattgaatcccatctaaaatttaaaggcggagaagcttctgttacgtccaatcaagctcatatttgggatagaAGCACAGTACACCCACTGGAACATgcccaataataatttttgttacatccaaatgtctgtatcttcaggaaaagtttgaaatatgattAAGATTCACAAGATTGAATGTATCCAGCAGTGATCTTTAACTTTTAATTCCATTTCACCATCACTATTTTGCTTACATTTAAGATTACACAAAATTAGACTACTTtggatcatttttaaatcaaagttcagtttaattttgagaaaaataaaaatttagataatgaATACAGTAAAATTTCTGGAAATTTTCTaaccttacatttttttaaaattttagaataagaattaaaaaaaatgagaaatcaacaattacaaaatatcagaattttaaaatttaaaaaaaattagaatctttatgctttaaaattttagtttttttttaaattttcaaatgttcgaattttttaaattttcattttttaaatcattcaatttttctgacaaaatgtatgattttctctatggtccctatatgctagcaaacaaccaattttagaacaaatctctgaggatggtggggcaactgcctcatattgtcccaccctgtgtgcgctagtaatttgttggtaatttgtaattttcagttaaacggaaatccaaatcaaatccaaattatttgatttttaaacctaaacatattgcaaacaagctacGCGCTTTT
Encoded here:
- the LOC119770313 gene encoding uncharacterized protein LOC119770313; translation: MADENPEFTKTPCSTCKEVSTEDEVMVGCDCCKLWFHARCVNFNPADKKSGKKWYCPDKDCQKKKKTKKSVEVPLPVPPELQEKLDALEETRKRAEAEQEMTRVLKEKEFELAAYLQERQMKIDEELREKEAKRAEELRERDFKRREADLAAEMVKKEEHLKRIQQLETTFRDKSASIDKLLKNSSTPLRNPEVKPLTEGNVAKHDGREDPEVDPAKPGDIPDNPGTNPGTPGSNPGSTKSSKKPESSSDSSSASSVSTDANGDGKSGKTAKSTKVDVSKPDGLGLHGSGPTKAQRAARQGLTRKLPDFHGKPEEWPLFFAAYQASNEACGYTDVENLVRLQDCLKGRALEEVRGQLILPKSVPRVIAKLRQIYGRPEVLLQSHLQRVRKLEPPRADKLGSFIPFGNAVEQLCEHIEAAELTAHLVNPILIQELVDKLPDGEKRSWVHYKRKKREVNLRTLTNFLSKIVEDACEATVNLDYKPDVRAASGSSGRKESTERREQKQQRPCKACQCTDHRLWNCEDFKKLPYEDRAKMATKWKLCQRCLNDHGGQCKLKLRCNVGECREPHNALLHPETRAVGMNAHITSTSPVLFRMLPVKVYCGERSMIVLAFLDEGSSLTLIESGLADRLGLLGTKEKLTIKWTANVTRVEQHSRRTNIWASAINGTNGEKLLLQSVRTVDKLMLPRQTLNAAEVSSHYDHLRGIPMDSYDGRPGMLIGLNNIHSFAPLETKVGTIVDPVAVRCKLGWTVYGPRDAESAGASCFLGCHQEVTNEELHDLLKSHYSLEEAVVTVQRESVEDQRARKIMEETTRRVGDRFETGLLWKTDDVKFPNSYPMAVKRMKQLEKKLERSPELYNNVKKQILDYQAKGYAHEATAEELNETDNNKAFYLPLNVVVNPKKPGKVRLVWDAAATIGGVSLNSMLVKGPDLLVPLVSVICGFRERRVAFGGDIREMYHQLKIISGDKQAQRFLFRDNINEEPKVYVMDVATFGSKSSPASAQYVKNRNAEEHAGQYPDAVAAIINRHYVDDYFDSVDTVEEAVKRAKQVSHVHKQGGFEIRNWVSNSPEVLTALGEEKPMSPVLLNQDKQTPSERVLGVRWDPELDEFAFAVMHREELMKYLKEGKRPTKRIVLSCVMGFFDPLGLLSPFTIHGKIIIQHLWRTGCRWDQDIDDEAWILWKRWTALLPEVEALRFPRSYFGDAMSSSIESLELHIFSDASELAYGCAAYLRAVIDGQVHCSLVMARSKVAPLKRQSIPRLELMAACMGARMSQQILGTHTLQIDHTVFWTDSRTVLAWLRADPYKYKQFVAFRVGEILELTRLDDWRWVPSKKNIADVLTKWGPGPPLQNDSEWRNGPAILFEQDNLVSPPEQIEETNEDARGVVLFHRTFNVEAVSTWAKLVRVTATAVRFIENCRRKKDGRPVLTAKATSRLAKLVKAQHETDVQPLQQDELQKAERILWKQAQFESFPDEMSVLTKNLQLKQGELPEKIERSSPLYKLLPVLDEDGVLRVRGRLEKNESIPFDKRFPIILGRKHAVTKKIIQHYHEKYGHANRETVFNELRQKFWIPNARAAILEVVKECVWCKVNRCVPFVPTMAPLPVERTAATMRPFSAVGVDYLGPVEVTVGRRREKRWIAVFTCLAVRAVHLEVVHSLTTQSCLMALRRFACKRGVPEKVFSDNATCFRGADAAMTKAINKECAEQMTSATTAWSFIPPGTPHMGGAWERMVRSVKEALCALDDGRKLTDEILSTSLAEAEDMINTRPLTYVPQESAEEEAITPNHFLRGTVTSADLKLDETVDTAAALRDVYKRSQQLAGKMWERWSKEYLPSLNRRPKWFEDRKPLEAGDLVFVVDGKNRKSWVRGRVVEVFSGSDGRVRQADVRTADGKVNRRAVINLAVLEIRDGKSDVPEGPTDLTGWGVATAGMGTLADGATPAV